The following are from one region of the Thiocapsa rosea genome:
- a CDS encoding IS1595 family transposase, producing MPQNPIQFQPGMSLDDFFARYGTEAQCAAALEASRWPQGFVCPHCGATSHSRFHVDGRTYRQCAQCRVQTSLTCGTLFESSKLPLTKWFQAMYLVTQNKNNLSALSLKRHLGVCYRTAWRLKHKLLEAMAERESGRLLTGVVVADDAVVGGKRGRGAEGKAVFIAAVEVGDDGHPRHVRFDPLPDLKGDTLRAWVRKALDPDAHLVTDAFASLGCAEAEVAAYGAIVVSPRKSSEIDAFRWVNTVISNLKTAIRGTYHHVNVHKYLARYLAEAQYRLNRRFDLPSLVGRLLHASVRTPPSPEKWLRQGAVRTA from the coding sequence ATGCCGCAGAACCCGATTCAATTCCAGCCGGGCATGTCCCTGGACGATTTCTTCGCACGCTACGGCACCGAAGCCCAGTGCGCGGCGGCCCTGGAGGCGTCGCGGTGGCCGCAGGGGTTCGTCTGTCCGCACTGCGGAGCCACCTCGCACAGTCGCTTTCACGTCGACGGGCGCACCTACCGGCAGTGTGCGCAGTGTCGGGTGCAGACCTCGCTGACGTGCGGGACCCTGTTCGAGAGCTCCAAGCTGCCGCTGACCAAATGGTTTCAAGCCATGTACCTGGTGACGCAGAACAAGAACAACCTCTCGGCACTGTCGCTCAAACGCCATCTCGGCGTGTGTTATCGCACCGCCTGGCGGCTCAAGCACAAACTCCTCGAAGCCATGGCCGAGCGCGAGTCCGGCCGGCTGCTCACCGGCGTGGTCGTTGCCGACGATGCCGTCGTCGGGGGCAAGCGCGGACGCGGCGCCGAAGGCAAGGCCGTGTTCATCGCCGCCGTGGAAGTCGGCGACGACGGTCATCCCCGACACGTGCGCTTCGACCCGCTCCCCGATCTGAAGGGCGACACGCTGCGCGCTTGGGTGCGCAAGGCGCTGGATCCCGACGCACACCTCGTCACCGACGCCTTCGCGAGCCTCGGCTGCGCCGAGGCAGAAGTCGCCGCCTACGGGGCGATCGTGGTCAGCCCGCGCAAATCCAGCGAGATCGATGCGTTCCGCTGGGTCAATACCGTCATCTCCAACCTCAAGACCGCGATCCGGGGCACCTATCACCACGTCAACGTCCACAAGTACTTGGCGCGCTACCTCGCCGAGGCGCAGTATCGCCTGAACCGCCGCTTCGATCTGCCCTCGCTGGTCGGGCGACTCCTCCATGCCAGCGTCCGCACCCCGCCCAGCCCCGAGAAATGGCTGCGCCAGGGCGCCGTCCGCACGGCGTGA
- the mtgA gene encoding monofunctional biosynthetic peptidoglycan transglycosylase, with the protein MKNEEQAPEATRVDAGIEDGSRATPREPAPHARVFRIETIGRDRHPLNRIARFLLKGLGNLVLLSIVLVLTLRWLDPPASAFMLRHAYNLWRLDQSPPYYHQTWVPWDRISLPARLAAIAGEDQRFPSHRGFDLIEIRIAWADYKNGGRLRGASTITQQAAKNLFLWPGSDWQRKLLEAWFALLMEILWPKERILEVYLNIVQFSPSTYGIGAASVRYFDRPASELTMREASLLIGVLPAPGHYRLDKPSERLERRAAWISDQASRLGGTRYLNRL; encoded by the coding sequence ATGAAGAACGAAGAACAAGCGCCGGAGGCGACCCGGGTGGACGCCGGAATCGAGGATGGATCCCGGGCGACGCCTCGCGAGCCGGCGCCGCATGCCCGTGTCTTCCGCATCGAGACCATCGGTCGGGACCGACACCCGCTGAACCGCATCGCTCGATTCCTGCTCAAAGGGCTCGGCAATCTGGTGCTGCTCTCGATTGTCCTGGTCTTGACGCTGCGCTGGCTCGACCCGCCGGCATCCGCCTTCATGCTGCGGCACGCCTACAATCTCTGGCGGCTCGATCAGTCGCCACCCTACTATCATCAGACCTGGGTGCCCTGGGATCGGATCTCGCTGCCGGCGCGTCTGGCGGCCATCGCCGGCGAAGACCAGCGTTTTCCGAGCCACCGGGGGTTCGACCTGATCGAGATCCGCATCGCCTGGGCCGACTACAAAAACGGCGGACGCCTTCGCGGTGCCAGCACCATCACCCAGCAAGCGGCCAAGAACCTCTTTCTCTGGCCCGGCTCGGATTGGCAGCGCAAGCTGCTCGAGGCATGGTTCGCGCTTTTGATGGAGATCCTATGGCCGAAGGAGCGCATCCTCGAGGTCTATCTGAACATCGTGCAGTTCAGCCCCAGCACGTACGGGATCGGCGCCGCCAGCGTGCGCTATTTCGATCGTCCCGCAAGCGAGCTGACGATGCGCGAGGCATCGCTCCTGATCGGCGTGCTGCCTGCACCCGGACACTATCGTTTGGACAAGCCATCGGAACGTTTGGAGCGGCGCGCGGCCTGGATCAGCGATCAGGCGAGCCGACTCGGCGGAACACGTTACCTGAATCGGCTTTAA
- a CDS encoding biliverdin-producing heme oxygenase produces the protein MQDTHDTTRPTTSARLAVLLRHATAGTHQAVERLPLMARLTSPSVTREDYLDYLQALAEVYAALEGSLLDALDEEIRNDLGIRPKLPAILEDLAEQGRQHVPRVSPPITPTGSSAALGGLYVLEGATLGGRVIAKHLRRRLGPALGSAVFLDFHGEHSSAAWKRFASILDSLPAHGRMDPVEVVSGACAAFAVVHRMLDGAGTRLAPAQTGPEPIGLLSSGGGRLAASVAAIHED, from the coding sequence ATGCAAGACACCCACGACACGACACGACCGACAACCTCCGCGCGACTGGCGGTCCTCTTGCGCCACGCGACGGCCGGGACGCACCAGGCCGTCGAGCGCTTACCCCTGATGGCCCGACTCACGTCGCCGAGCGTCACCCGCGAGGACTATCTCGACTATCTGCAAGCCTTGGCCGAGGTCTACGCGGCCTTGGAGGGCAGCCTGCTCGACGCCTTGGACGAGGAGATCCGCAACGACCTGGGGATTCGACCCAAGCTGCCGGCGATCCTCGAGGATCTTGCCGAGCAGGGTCGGCAGCACGTGCCGCGCGTATCGCCGCCGATCACCCCGACCGGCTCGAGCGCGGCGCTCGGCGGTCTCTATGTCCTGGAGGGTGCGACACTCGGCGGTCGGGTGATCGCGAAACATCTGCGCCGCCGTCTCGGTCCGGCACTGGGCTCGGCCGTTTTCCTCGACTTCCACGGCGAGCACTCCTCGGCGGCCTGGAAACGCTTCGCGAGCATCCTCGACAGCCTGCCCGCGCACGGCCGAATGGATCCGGTCGAGGTCGTCTCGGGGGCCTGTGCGGCCTTCGCGGTGGTTCACCGGATGCTCGACGGTGCAGGGACACGCCTCGCGCCTGCGCAGACCGGTCCGGAGCCTATCGGACTGCTGAGCTCGGGGGGCGGGCGCCTTGCGGCCTCGGTTGCGGCAATCCACGAGGATTGA